A window of the Scleropages formosus chromosome 5, fSclFor1.1, whole genome shotgun sequence genome harbors these coding sequences:
- the LOC108942128 gene encoding protein mono-ADP-ribosyltransferase PARP11-like: MLCTRGVEPESSEPEEMDTSEARWCWFYLAECGVWHMFEMDESTACSVTSEQIEQNYCRNQQGVMEFYTAKYTYRLDFSVMKQVNVTTGKQRPIKRALHSVTGFRFICDNLALPVPAHWERINTEEPYQLVALGRDTFEYKEVARLFEMTMGAPIKSIQRIQNLDLWEFFCRKKAQLIKIKRITDIEEKMLFHGTGYSNVQAICTYNFDWRLTGSHGDVYGKGSYFARDAKYSSKFCHTTGRHNFALQKHGLAPPIFQSDPSYKSMFLARVLVGEYTLGHPLFCRPPSKDTSITNFYDSCVDDVANPKIFVIFDCNQIYPEYLIEFF, from the exons ATGCTTTGCACAAGGGGAGTGGAACCCGAGTCCTCCGAGCCGGAGGAAATGGACACTTCAGAGGCCCGCTGGTGCTGGTTTTACCTGGCTGAGTGCGGAGTGTGGCACATGTTCGAG ATGGATGAAAGCACAGCCTGTTCTGTCACCAGTGAGCAAATTGAACAGAATTACTGCAGAAACCAGCAGGGCGTTATGGAGTTCTACACTGCAAAGTACACCTACAGACTAGATTTCTCAG TGATGAAGCAGGTCAACGTCACCACTGGGAAGCAGCGGCCAATCAAACGGGCTCTGCATTCGGTAACCGGCTTCAG GTTTATCTGTGACAATCTTGCACTTCCTGTTCCTGCTCATTGGGAAAGAATAAACACAGAGGAACCTTATCAG CTGGTCGCTTTGGGCAGGGATACGTTTGAATATAAAGAGGTAGCAAGACTCTTTGAGATGACCATGGGTGCCCCTATAAAGTCAATACAGAGAATCCAGAACTTGGACCTCTGGGAGTTTTTCTGCCG GAAAAAGGCGCAGTTGATAAAGATTAAACGCATTACGGACATTGAGGAGAAGATGCTGTTTCACGGGACAGGCTACAGCAATGTACAGGCCATATGCACTTATAATTTTGACTGGAGGTTGACTGGGAGCCATGGTGACGTCTATGGTAAAG GTAGCTATTTTGCAAGAGATGCAAAGTACTCAAGTAAGTTCTGCCACACAACTGGGAGGCACAACTTTGCTCTGCAGAAGCATGGCCTGGCGCCACCCATTTTCCAAAGCGACCCTTCGTACAAGTCCATGTTTCTTGCCCGGGTGCTCGTTGGGGAGTACACACTGGGGCACCCGCTGTTTTGCAGGCCGCCCTCCAAAGATACGAGCATCACAAACTTCTACGACAGCTGCGTGGACGATGTTGCGAATCCAAAGATATTTGTGATCTTTGACTGCAACCAGATATACCCTGAATATCTAATAGAGTTTTTTTAA
- the LOC108942129 gene encoding protein mono-ADP-ribosyltransferase PARP11-like, with protein MSIHCNKVGSSDHISDVEAMDTSDSPWCWFYLAECGTWHMFKNDAACSLSSEEVEWAYGRNPRGCMEFSTATCCFKLDFSAMVQINCITGKQQPIRRSFQTSKGFWYKCNDSTTNIPPYWETMNADEVFQAVPLYRDTFEYQEIRRLFERTMDAPIKTIHRIQNLDLWEFFCRKKAQLKKLNRALNIEEKKLFHGTDHENVHPICKYNFDLRLSGMHGRVYGKGIYFARDAKYSSKYCQTTWNTSLTTSSVGSSTSWKTVFLARVLVGEYTLGERDICRPPSKDSTSFYDSCVDDVANPKIFVIFDSSQIYPEYVIEF; from the exons ATGAGCATCCACTGTAACAAAGTGGGCAGCAGTGATCACATCTCTGATGTGGAGGCTATGGATACGTCAGACAGTCCATGGTGTTGGTTTTACCTGGCTGAGTGTGGCACGTGGCATATGTTCAAG aaTGATGCAGCGTGCTCTTTGAGCAGCGAGGAGGTAGAATGGGCTTACGGCAGAAATCCGAGAGGCTGTATGGAATTTTCTACAGCCACGTGCTGCTTCAAATTAGATTTCTCAG CAATGGTTCAGATAAACTGTATCACTGGAAAGCAGCAACCAATCAGACGATCCTTTCAAACATCGAAAGGCTTCTG GTATAAGTGTAATGATTCAACAACAAATATTCCACCGTACTGGGAAACAATGAATGCTGACGAAGTTTTTCAG GCAGTCCCTTTGTACAGGGACACGTTTGAATATCAAGAGATAAGACGACTCTTTGAGAGGACCATGGATGCCCCTATAAAAACAATACACAGAATCCAGAACTTGGACCTCTGGGAGTTTTTCTGCCG GAAAAAGGCACAGCTGAAGAAGCTGAACCGAGCTTTGAACATTGAGGAGAAGAAGCTGTTTCACGGCACGGACCATGAAAATGTACATCCGATATGCAAATATAATTTTGACTTGAGGTTGTCTGGAATGCATGGGCGTGTCTACGGTAAAG GGATATACTTTGCGAGAGATGCCAAGTACTCAAGTAAATACTGCCAAACAACATGGAACACCAGTTTGACAACATCCTCTGTAGGAAGCAGCACGTCATGGAAGACCGTGTTTCTAGCTCGGGTGCTGGTTGGCGAGTACACGCTCGGGGAGCGTGACATATGCAGGCCGCCCTCCAAAGACTCCACTAGCTTCTACGACAGTTGTGTGGACGATGTTGCAAACCCCAAGATTTTTGTGATCTTCGACAGCAGCCAGATATACCCTGAATATGTGATAGAGTTTTGA
- the LOC108942323 gene encoding sodium- and chloride-dependent GABA transporter 2-like, which yields MSSADGIPVGASVGSPQGQAGEPGGVKERGKWANKTEFLLSMAGEIIGLGNVWRFPYLCYKNGGGVFFIPYFVFLFFCGIPVFFLETALGQYTSEGGVTAWRKICPMFEGIGFASQIILLYLNVYYIVVLAWALFYLFNSFRNPLPWSTCSNPWNTVSCQNQSSLHGDWSFLNNISIIDYNYSENGKIPFLKSPEEEFWDNRVLGRTLSLLEPLGNVRWDLALCLLLAWVACYFCIWKGIKTTGKVVYFTATFPYLMLVILFGRGVSLPGAWEGIKYYLFPDISKLSSPDVWRDAGTQVFFSYAVCQGVLTALGSYSRYNNDCFKDCVALCLLNSGTSIFAGFAVFSVLGFMCYELNVPMDEIVQSGPGLAFIAYPKALSLLPVAQLWAVLFFLMVVFLGLDSQFVCVESLATTITDMFPHVLRRRGRREILVLLIAVICFLLGLSLVTEGGVHLFQLIDTYGPSGTSLLFIACFETTSIAWAYGADRFYDNIKDMIGYYPFPVMKYCWLFVTPIICAATIIYNVAVSEPIGKHISSGGLVFAVLLMLTPMICIPLFILVGLCKGPRSMIVPSSDLRQVFPLKPRLTLCKSIILPAQRPTPRSGEDEKLTMDAVIPRRNH from the exons atgAGCTCCGCCGATGGAATCCCCGTCGGTGCCTCTGTGGGCAGCCCACAGGGTCAGGCTGGGGAGCCTGGAGGGGTCAAAGAGAGAGGAAAGTGGGCCAACAAAACAGAATTCCTGCTCTCCATGGCGGGGGAGATCATTGGGCTGGGCAACGTTTGGCGCTTCCCCTATCTCTGCTACAAGAATGGTGGAG GTGTCTTCTTCATCCCCTActttgtcttcctcttcttctgcgGCATCCCGGTGTTCTTCCTGGAGACGGCTCTGGGACAGTACACCAGCGAAGGCGGTGTCACCGCCTGGAGGAAGATTTGCCCTATGTTTGAGG GAATTGGATTTGCATCTCAGATCATCCTCTTATACTTGAACGTGTACTACATCGTGGTCCTGGCGTGGGCACTCTTCTACCTGTTCAACTCCTTTAGGAATCCGCTGCCGTGGTCTACCTGCAGCAACCCCTGGAATACAG TCAGCTGTCAGAACCAGAGCAGCCTTCATGGTGACTGGAGCTTCCTCAACAACATTTCTATAATAGACTATAACTACAG CGAAAACGGCAAAATACCGTTCCTGAAATCCCCAGAAGAGGAGTTCTGGGA TAACAGGGTGCTGGGTCGGACTCTCAGTCTGTTGGAACCGCTGGGCAATGTGCGCTGGGACCTGGCACTGTGCCTGCTCCTGGCCTGGGTGGCCTGCTATTTTTGCATCTGGAAAGGGATCAAGACGACTGGAAAG GTGGTGTACTTCACTGCCACCTTCCCGTACCTCATGCTCGTCATTCTGTTTGGCCGTGGTGTGTCACTTCCTGGTGCCTGGGAGGGGATCAAGTACTACCTCTTCCCTGACATCAGTAAGCTCTCCAGCCCTGAT GTGTGGCGTGATGCTGGGACCCAGGTGTTTTTCTCCTATGCCGTATGCCAAGGGGTGCTCACCGCACTCGGGAGCTACAGCCGATACAACAACGACTGCTTCAA GGACTGTGTTGCTCTCTGCCTTCTCAACAGTGGCACCAGTATATTTGCTGGCTTCGCTGTGTTCTCTGTTCTGGGGTTCATGTGCTACGAGCTGAATGTGCCAATGGATGAGATTGTCCAGTCTG GTCCAGGTCTGGCTTTCATAGCCTATCCCAAAGCATTGTCCCTTTTGCCCGTAGCTCAGTTGTGGGCTGTGCTTTTCTTCCTCATGGTGGTGTTCTTGGGTCTGGACAGCCAG tttgtgtgtgtcgAGAGCTTGGCCACCACGATCACAGACATGTTCCCCCACGTGCTGAGGAGGCGAGGCCGCCGTGAGATCCTCGTGCTGCTCATCGCTGTCATCTGCTTCCTGCTGGGCCTGTCACTGGTCACTGAG GGAGGCGTTCATCTCTTCCAGCTCATTGATACTTATGGCCCAAGTGGAACCAGCTTGTTGTTtatcgcctgctttgaaaccacTTCGATCGCATGGGCCTACG GTGCTGACCGTTTCTATGACAACATCAAGGATATGATCGGCTACTATCCCTTCCCAGTGATGAAGTACTGCTGGCTGTTTGTGACGCCCATTATCTGCGCT GCCACTATAATTTACAACGTGGCTGTCAGCGAGCCCATCGGGAAACACATTTCGTCAGGGGGTCTTGTCTTTGCTGTCCTGCTGATGCTCACGCCCATGATCTGCATTCCCCTCTTCATCTTGGTGGGACTTTGTAAA GGTCCCAGGAGCATGATTGTGCCCTCCAGTGACCTGCGCCAGGTGTTTCCCCTCAAGCCCAGGTTGACCCTGTGCAAGTCCATTATCCTTCCAGCACAGAGACCCACACCCAGGTCTGGAGAGGATGAGAAGCTCACCATGGATGCTGTGATTCCCAGAAGGAACCACTGA